A stretch of Longimicrobium terrae DNA encodes these proteins:
- the pelA gene encoding pectate lyase, whose amino-acid sequence MNRSLFALRRARMAAPLLCSASVLLGACAPAQAAPADKPASVAATSAPAPAARAAQDTLLAMSRIVSLPAAERAAWTRYVQTSAENRRRDRAFIDAELRAAGKDAFTPAPQGNGFSVRSAMNEAWFRTDEARRLADILVSYQTPTGGWSKRTDYVHARQPGESFGSDDRWTWIGTLDNGSTTEQLNFLARANAAHNVAAYRDAFARGIEYLLVSQQPSGCWPQIYPLEGGYHDAATYNDDATVHALQVLRATATGEHAFVPAELRARAAAGVERGVGCILATQVAVNGRKTVWGAQHDPISLVPVKARAYEHASLTGRESAAILDFLLGVQNPSPQVTAAIHAAAAWFRESAITGYAYVPRGNLTPQAGAGPIWARFYEIGTNRPIFSDRDGVIRYNLSEIGDERRTGYLWYTDEPATSLRRYERWMQRQTAGNRE is encoded by the coding sequence ATGAACCGCAGCCTCTTCGCATTGCGCCGCGCCCGGATGGCGGCGCCGCTGCTGTGCTCCGCCAGCGTGCTCCTGGGCGCGTGCGCACCCGCGCAAGCCGCCCCCGCGGACAAGCCCGCATCCGTTGCCGCCACGAGCGCGCCCGCGCCCGCCGCCCGCGCCGCGCAGGACACGTTGCTGGCGATGTCGCGAATCGTGTCCCTGCCGGCCGCCGAGCGCGCCGCGTGGACGCGCTACGTGCAGACCTCGGCGGAGAACCGGCGGCGGGACCGCGCCTTCATCGACGCGGAGCTGCGCGCGGCGGGAAAGGATGCGTTCACGCCCGCGCCGCAGGGTAACGGTTTTTCCGTGCGCTCGGCGATGAACGAGGCCTGGTTCCGCACGGACGAGGCGCGGCGGCTGGCGGACATCCTGGTCAGCTACCAGACGCCCACCGGCGGATGGAGCAAGCGCACCGACTACGTGCACGCGCGGCAGCCGGGCGAAAGCTTCGGCAGCGACGACCGGTGGACGTGGATCGGCACGCTGGACAACGGATCGACGACGGAGCAGCTGAACTTCCTAGCCCGGGCCAACGCCGCGCACAACGTTGCCGCGTACCGGGATGCGTTCGCGCGCGGCATCGAGTACCTGCTCGTTTCGCAGCAGCCGAGCGGGTGCTGGCCGCAGATCTACCCGCTGGAGGGCGGCTACCACGACGCCGCGACGTACAACGACGACGCCACCGTGCACGCGCTGCAGGTGCTGCGCGCCACCGCCACCGGCGAGCACGCGTTCGTCCCCGCGGAGCTGCGGGCGCGCGCGGCGGCGGGGGTGGAGCGCGGCGTGGGATGCATTCTCGCAACGCAGGTGGCGGTAAACGGCAGAAAGACCGTCTGGGGCGCCCAGCACGATCCCATCAGCCTGGTGCCGGTCAAGGCACGCGCGTACGAGCACGCCTCGCTCACGGGGCGGGAAAGCGCCGCCATCCTGGACTTTCTGCTGGGCGTACAGAACCCGTCACCGCAGGTGACGGCGGCCATCCATGCGGCGGCGGCGTGGTTCCGGGAATCGGCCATCACCGGCTACGCATATGTTCCGCGCGGCAACCTGACGCCGCAGGCGGGCGCCGGGCCCATCTGGGCGCGCTTCTACGAGATCGGCACCAACCGGCCCATCTTCAGTGACCGCGATGGCGTGATCCGGTACAATCTGTCCGAGATCGGCGACGAGCGGCGGACCGGGTATCTGTGGTATACGGACGAGCCGGCGACGTCGCTGCGGCGGTATGAGCGGTGGATGCAGAGGCAGACGGCAGGGAATAGGGAATAG
- a CDS encoding RagB/SusD family nutrient uptake outer membrane protein: MLKRFAAFVAAPLLLGMTACSDDFLAEVPQDFIGPGNFYKNADDALAAVNGVYASFNAPQGYGSDDYMGRNFYMLVEYPGEAITSRYGATHDRGSLDAYNYTAEHVYLPTVWGAAYSAIGAANSVTSNVPGIDMDAALRDRIVGEARFLRAVHYFNLVRLFGDVPLRLEEVRTLNDLAIPRTPVAQVYAAIIEDLQFAAEHLPATYAGVSGNNTGRATSGAAHALLAKVHLQYAGVHGGGAASWTAAANEAKTVMDGGRYQLLPDFARVFALDNENNAEIIFAIQNTRVTGQGGRLAQHVAPIGSGLSGANAGGVSFYSEWPFYRDWSDTDKRKAATWLTSYTHPTRGALTWSRTMTATQQTNYGTPGGGPSPRKYLDPQALTGAGEETDYILLRYADILLARAEALNELQGPTGDAFDAVDAVRLRAGLGRLPRTMNQSQLRDAIQIERRYELVLEGHAFFDMQRHWEWSKARVQANIQAGKTVANGGQNLNASPWGNSVPKVGANNGNIEDRYKFYPVPAAALATNPQLVQTPGW, translated from the coding sequence ATGTTGAAGCGCTTCGCGGCCTTCGTGGCCGCCCCCCTGCTCCTGGGGATGACCGCCTGCAGCGACGACTTCCTGGCGGAAGTGCCGCAGGACTTCATCGGGCCGGGCAACTTCTACAAGAACGCCGATGACGCCCTGGCGGCGGTCAACGGCGTGTACGCCTCGTTCAACGCGCCGCAGGGGTACGGCAGCGACGACTACATGGGGCGCAACTTCTACATGCTGGTGGAATACCCGGGCGAAGCCATCACCTCGCGCTACGGGGCCACGCACGACCGCGGCAGCCTGGACGCGTACAACTACACGGCGGAGCACGTCTACCTCCCCACCGTGTGGGGCGCGGCGTATTCGGCCATCGGCGCGGCCAACTCGGTCACCAGCAACGTGCCGGGGATCGACATGGACGCGGCGCTGCGCGACCGCATCGTGGGTGAAGCGCGCTTTCTGCGCGCGGTGCACTACTTCAACCTGGTCCGCCTGTTCGGCGACGTGCCGCTGCGGCTGGAAGAGGTGCGCACGCTGAACGACCTGGCCATTCCGCGCACCCCGGTTGCGCAGGTGTACGCGGCCATCATCGAGGACCTGCAGTTCGCGGCCGAGCACCTGCCGGCCACCTATGCCGGCGTGTCGGGGAACAACACCGGGCGCGCCACCAGCGGCGCGGCGCACGCGCTGCTGGCCAAGGTGCACCTGCAGTACGCGGGCGTGCACGGCGGCGGGGCGGCGTCGTGGACGGCGGCGGCCAACGAGGCCAAGACCGTGATGGACGGCGGCCGCTACCAGCTGCTGCCGGACTTTGCCCGCGTGTTCGCGCTGGACAACGAGAACAACGCCGAGATCATCTTCGCCATCCAGAACACGCGGGTGACGGGGCAGGGCGGGCGCCTGGCGCAGCACGTGGCGCCCATTGGCAGCGGGCTGTCGGGCGCCAACGCGGGCGGCGTGTCGTTCTACTCGGAGTGGCCGTTCTACCGCGACTGGTCTGACACGGACAAGCGCAAGGCGGCCACCTGGCTTACGTCGTACACGCACCCCACGCGCGGCGCGCTGACCTGGTCGCGCACGATGACGGCCACGCAGCAGACCAACTACGGCACGCCGGGCGGCGGCCCCAGCCCCCGCAAGTACCTGGATCCGCAGGCGCTTACGGGCGCGGGCGAGGAAACGGACTACATCCTGTTGCGCTACGCCGACATCCTGCTGGCGCGGGCCGAGGCGCTGAACGAGCTGCAGGGTCCCACGGGCGACGCGTTTGACGCGGTGGACGCGGTGCGTCTGCGCGCCGGGCTGGGCCGGCTGCCCCGCACCATGAACCAGTCGCAGCTGCGCGACGCCATCCAGATCGAGCGCCGGTACGAGCTGGTGCTGGAAGGGCATGCGTTCTTCGACATGCAGCGCCACTGGGAGTGGAGCAAGGCGCGCGTGCAGGCCAACATCCAGGCGGGCAAGACGGTCGCCAACGGCGGGCAGAACCTGAACGCCAGCCCGTGGGGCAACAGCGTGCCCAAGGTGGGGGCCAACAACGGCAACATCGAGGACCGCTACAAGTTCTACCCGGTGCCGGCCGCCGCGCTGGCCACCAACCCGCAGCTGGTGCAGACGCCGGGCTGGTAA
- a CDS encoding TonB-dependent receptor plug domain-containing protein: MRPSSLPRHAARVVALLAFAIILGACRHQEPETEPSTGEEVEEERQESYGAGRPVARAEELMAGRFSGVQVIQMPNGEIAVRVRGRSSFLGSGDPLFVVDGTPMDPGPGGALLGINPADIVDIQVLRDISSLAEYGVRGANGVILITTRRP; this comes from the coding sequence ATGCGCCCTTCTTCCCTTCCCCGCCACGCGGCGCGTGTTGTCGCGCTTCTCGCGTTCGCCATCATCCTTGGCGCCTGCCGCCACCAGGAGCCGGAAACCGAGCCGTCCACGGGCGAAGAGGTGGAGGAGGAGCGGCAGGAGAGCTACGGTGCGGGGCGACCCGTGGCGCGCGCGGAGGAACTGATGGCGGGGCGGTTCTCGGGCGTGCAGGTGATCCAGATGCCGAACGGCGAGATCGCGGTGCGGGTGCGCGGACGCAGTTCGTTCCTGGGGAGCGGCGACCCGCTGTTCGTGGTGGATGGAACGCCGATGGATCCCGGGCCCGGCGGCGCGCTGCTGGGCATCAACCCCGCCGACATCGTCGACATCCAGGTGCTGCGCGACATCTCATCATTGGCGGAATATGGCGTGCGCGGCGCCAATGGCGTCATCCTCATCACCACTCGGCGGCCGTAG